The Nerophis ophidion isolate RoL-2023_Sa linkage group LG24, RoL_Noph_v1.0, whole genome shotgun sequence genome includes a region encoding these proteins:
- the LOC133542091 gene encoding zinc finger protein 436-like: MNARQEERPLQQQEDPQPPHIKEEEGDLWVTQEKEFLPGQEEADVSKFPLKTEEHEDKPPESSQLHHSPNVCGEQLLPEKKECSFRMVKEDPSKRKTRRHGPSGVSFSSLTQTLPCKKEEEGSLMPHIKEEEVEEGISQPKWLEEFPVTGVPVKSEDDEVKGESEERGGGEPPSSSSTQHMTTEADGDHCGGSQADKLLAPLSDSEDTTSHSPDTDDEDSKDDKTCHTDNTHFTSSLCHKTFKSPSKLKRHMRTHTGEKPFSCSICGKDFTQRYDLKRHMRTHTGEKPFSCSICGNDFTHRQHLNTHKRIHTGEKPFTCSECCKRFARKAELKRHMRIHTGEKPFMCSICGKGFSQKGHLVNHTKTHTGEKPFSCSICGKGFTQRHLFKAHIRRHTGEKPFSCSMCGKAFTRSDHFKAHMRIHTGEKHFYVQSAVKILPEGTISKHI, from the exons atgaacgctcgtcaagaagaacgtccccttcagcagcaggaggatccacagcccccccacattaaagaggaagagggggaTCTCTGGGTTACTCAGGAAAAAGAGTTTCTTCCAggacaggaggaggctgatgtcagcaagtttccactgaagactgaagagcatgaagacaaaccacctgagtcctcacagcttcatcacagtccaa acgtctgtggagaacaacttctgcctgaaaaaaaggagtgtagcttcaggatggtgaaggaggatccttCAAAGAGGAAGACCAGGCGCCACGGACCCTCTGGTGTCTctttttcctctttgacacagacccttccctgtaaaaaggaagaggaaggcTCACTGatgccccacattaaagaggaagaggtggaagagggcatcagtcagcctaaatggttggaggagttcccagtgactggtgtccctgtgaagagtgaagatgatgaggtgaaaggtgaaagtgaggagaggggagggggggagcctccaagcagcagctcaacacaacacatgacaacagaagctgatggagaccactgtggaggatcacaagcagacaagctcttagctccactatcagatagtgaggacacaacgtcacactctcctgacactgatgatgaagactctaaagatgataagacatgtcacactgacaacactcacttcacatcttctctctgtcacaaaacgTTTAAATCTCCTAGTaagttgaaaagacacatgagaacacacactggagaaaaacctttttcatgttcaatctgcggtaaagattttactcagaggtacgatttgaaaagacacatgagaacacacactggagaaaaacctttttcatgttcaatctgcggtaacgaTTTTACTCATAGgcaacatttgaacacacacaagagaatacacactggagaaaaaccttttacttgctcagaATGCTGTAAAAGATTTGCGCGAAAAGCAGAAttaaaaagacacatgagaatacacactggagaaaaaccattcatgtgctcaATTTGTGGCAAAGGATTCTCCCAGAAGGGACATTTGGTAaaccacacaaaaacacacactggagaaaaacctttttcatgttcaatctgtggtaaaggattTACTCAAAGGCACCTTTTCAAAGCACACATTAgaagacacacaggagaaaaacctttttcatgttcaatgtgTGGTAAAGCTTTTACTCGAAGtgaccatttcaaagcacacatgagaatacacactggagaaaaacatttttatgttcaatccgcggtaaagattttacccgAAGGGACCATTTCAAAGCACATATGA